A stretch of Pseudomonas sp. LRP2-20 DNA encodes these proteins:
- a CDS encoding DUF4434 family protein, translated as MRTLLAICMLALCLPAMADQRLFYQPLNRDATVTPAQWQQLWRATRAQGGKTLIVQWSAYGNSDFGGAQGWLANSLREARAQGLELVLGLYMDPAYYQRIEELDGDGLNNYWKSQLGRSLGQYQQLRRDWQLPVSGWYLPMELDDLHFRDTARREALYSQLQAFNRRLDKPLHISAFSAGKLAPRVNGAWLDQLAGLGLTVWWQDGAGTGRLPPLVRQRYEQALPCRVGVVREAFRQVSAPGQAFRAEPAEPMLNAGCHAEAVFALRYRPWSRGVLPQN; from the coding sequence ATGCGTACGCTCCTGGCAATCTGCATGCTCGCCCTGTGCCTGCCGGCCATGGCTGACCAGCGCCTGTTCTACCAGCCACTCAACCGCGATGCCACGGTGACCCCGGCGCAGTGGCAGCAGCTGTGGCGCGCCACCAGGGCGCAAGGGGGCAAGACCCTCATCGTGCAATGGAGCGCCTACGGCAACAGTGATTTCGGTGGTGCCCAGGGCTGGCTGGCCAACAGCCTGCGCGAAGCCCGCGCACAAGGGCTGGAGCTGGTGCTCGGGCTGTACATGGACCCGGCCTATTACCAGCGCATCGAGGAACTCGACGGTGACGGCCTGAACAATTACTGGAAGTCGCAACTGGGTCGTTCGCTCGGCCAGTATCAACAGCTTCGCAGGGACTGGCAGTTGCCCGTCAGCGGTTGGTACTTGCCCATGGAACTGGACGACCTGCACTTTCGCGATACCGCTCGCCGCGAAGCGCTGTACAGCCAGCTGCAGGCCTTCAACCGAAGGCTGGACAAGCCATTGCACATCAGCGCGTTCAGCGCGGGCAAACTGGCACCGCGCGTCAATGGCGCCTGGCTGGATCAGCTGGCCGGGTTGGGTTTGACTGTGTGGTGGCAGGACGGCGCCGGGACCGGGCGGTTGCCGCCGCTGGTGCGCCAGCGCTACGAGCAGGCGCTGCCGTGCCGGGTGGGTGTGGTGCGCGAGGCGTTCCGCCAGGTGAGTGCGCCGGGGCAGGCATTTCGGGCTGAGCCAGCGGAGCCGATGCTGAATGCGGGGTGCCATGCCGAAGCAGTGTTTGCGCTGCGCTACCGGCCTTGGTCCCGGGGTGTTCTGCCACAGAATTGA